The Lacticaseibacillus rhamnosus DNA window CACTGGCTCAAGCGGTTATTTCAATGACTGATGGGGCGCCGTTCGTAAATGACAGTTGGTTCGTGTTAGCCATCATCTTTTTCTATGTTGTTTTTTGGATTTCTCTTCGAATTTCTCATGGACATCCTTTACCTTTGTTTTCCTGCTTATTCCTTCTTACTGGTGTTTATATGGTTTACATCGGAACAGAAGGTATGGGCGAATGGCTTATCAATGCCGCACTTGTATTCCCTGTAGGCGTTCTTTTTGCCTTTTATGAACAACGCCTTGTTCCTTTTATTCGCCGATATTATCTACCCTTGACATTAATAACGCTAACAATCTTCGCTCTGTTCTTCACTTTAGACGAGATGCATGGGCAAATGCGTTATCGTGTGGTCAGTGAAGTTTTCTTCGCGCTATCTGTCATGATGATTAGTTACCGAGTTGAATTCGTCAGTAAAATCTTCTTAATAAGCAGCGCGTGGTCCCTAAACCTATATCTCTACCATCCCTTTATCGCCGATTGGCTATATAGCATCGATGCAATTGGATCACACAGCGTTGTTTATACCATTGTGGTAATTTCATTAAGTTATCTGGCGGCCGGCATCATCGCGTTGTTACAGTTATGTCTTCAGCGGCTAAAAAGCAGGCGTCTTAGCGTTAAAACAGTCTGAACATGGATCCTCATTTTCAATTCAGATGCACTTACCCGTGATTATTGGTAGGTGCTTTTTTTCCGGCTTGTTCGCATCTACAAACCATTAATACCTTGACGTTGAAGAACCTCACTTAAGCTTTTCAGACTCGTCTTTGGTATGGCGCTCTTCACTCTGCCATGTTTGTTGACTAATAATAAAACGGGGACGGTGTTTACTTTCCAGATAGGTCTTACCGACATACTCACCAATAACCCCTAAGCTTAGTAACTGAATGCCTCCCATAAATGAAACAATACAAACAATAGAGGCCCATCCGGCAACCGTGGCCCCGCGAAAAGCCATCAGAACTGCCCAAATGGTTCCGACAAAGCCGAAAAGACTGACAATGCCTCCAAGTTCGGCAATAAACACAATCGGTTTGATAGACAGACTTGTGACGCCATTAATTGCCAACGCCACCATCTTAGACAGGGAGTAATGGCTCTTTCCTGCTAGCCGTTCATGCCGTTGATAGTAAACCGAGGTGCTTTTGAAGCCAACAAGTGGAAACATTCCGCGAAGAAACAAATTGACTTCCTTAAAATCTGCCAAGTGTTGAAGCACTTTACTACTTGCTAAGCGATAGTCGGCATGATTGTAAACGACATCCACACCCATGAGACGTAGAAATCGGTAAAAGCTCTGAGCACTTACCCGTTTAAACCATGAATCACTTTTTCGATCGGACCGAACCCCATAAACAACCTCACAGCCATCTTCATAAGCCGTCAACATGTCGTTCATAGCATTGAGATCATCCTGACCGTCCGCATCAATAGAGATAGTCACGTCACAGTGGTCTTTAGCGGTCATTAAACCAGCCAAAACTGCATTTTGATGGCCCCGGTTTCGACTTTGCTGAATGCCTAAAAAATGGTCGTCCGCTTGCGAAAACTCCTGAATCAAAGACCATGTGCGATCTTTTGACCCATCATCGACAAAAAGGACACGGCTATTTTGCGCAATCCGCTTTTTCTGAATGAATTCAGTTAGTTTTTTTAAAAATCTAGGCGCCGTGATCGGTAAAACTTTCTCTTCGTTATAGCAGGGTATTACGATCCACAATACTGGAAGCGCCATATTCGTTCCTCTCCTTCAATCACACTCGCCGCCGCAAAAATTTGCAGTGGCGAGTGTGATGTTTATTCTGCTACTTAAATGCTACCGGGCGAGTTGCCTTTTTCCCAAATTCATATAAAATAGCGTCTAAAATGCGCTGTGAAGCATGGCCGTCGCCATAAGGATTCTTGGCTTCGGACATTCGCTGATATTCCTGATCATCGTCCAAAAGTTGCAACATTGCAGTCTTGACAGTCTTTGGATCTGTTCCCACTAATTTAAGTGTACCCGCCTGAACCCCTTCAGGACGCTCCGTTGTACCGCGAAGCACCAGGACCGGCTTACCTAGGGACGGTGCCTCTTCTTGAACACCACCGGAATCCGTCATGATGAAATAGCTACGTGCGGCAAGATTGTGAAAGTCAACCACATCAAGCGGTGCAATCAAATGAATTCTCGGATGATGACCCAGTATTGAATCAGCGGCTTCCTGTACAACCGGATTTAAATGGACAGGATAAATAATCTCAATATCTGGGTGTGTTTCGACAACTTCTCGCATCACTTTGAATACTCGCCGCATCGGCTCGCCTTGATTTTCGCGACGATGCATGGTGACAAGAATCATTTTTTTGTCCGGATCAATTAACTCAAGTACTTGGTGGTGATAATCATCCCGAACAGTTTGGTCCAAGGCATCAATAGCCGTGTTTCCGGTCACAAAAATCTGTTTTTCCGGGTGATGCTCTTTCAAAAGGTTGGTACGACTCTGCTCGGTTGGCGCAAAATACAGGTCGCTCAAGACATCCGTTAACTGGCGATTCATTTCTTCAGGGTAAGGACTATATTTTTCCCATGTTCGTAACCCAGCTTCAACGTGGCCCACCTTGGTCTGCTGATAAAAAGCAGAAACACTAGCAGCAAATGTTGTGGTCGTGTCGCCATGAACTAACACAATATCTGGCTTTTCCTTTGCAATAATCTGGCCCAATTTAAGTAAAACGTTGCTTGTGATATCTGCCAATGTTTGTCGAGACTTCATAATGTTTAAATCGTAGCTAGGCTGAATATGGAAAATTGAAAGCACTTGGTCAAGCATTTCTCGATGCTGGCCTGTCACTACAGTAACTTCCTCGAATTCATCACTTCGCTGCTTAAGTCCCAAAACGACCGGCGCCATCTTGATTGCTTCTGGCCGGGTTCCAAATACTGTCATAACTTTGATCTTTGCCAAGTCGGCACCTCATTCTTTTTTTGATTAAACGACTAATGTTGCATTGCAAGAATAATTTTAAACTCAGAAAAATTATAGCAGATTATTCAATAGGAATCTAAATTCCATCAGCATTTGCAATTTGCTACAGAAGACTTAAAGAAAAATAAAACCTCCACCAAATTGTAGAGGTTACATTTGTCAGTGCTGCTTAAATTGTTAGTCTGTTAACGTGTCGCTGTTCCTTCTTGAATTGTCTTTATTGGCTCAAGCCCGGAAATCATATAAAGCGCATTGCCTTCTGTCCAAGTAATCTGATTCTGACGAACATTAGCGTTTGTCACCGTTAGATCAACGGTGCCGCGCTGATCTGGCACCGGCAACGCATGGCTGGCAAACCAAGCGACAACCTGTTT harbors:
- a CDS encoding glycosyltransferase family 2 protein translates to MALPVLWIVIPCYNEEKVLPITAPRFLKKLTEFIQKKRIAQNSRVLFVDDGSKDRTWSLIQEFSQADDHFLGIQQSRNRGHQNAVLAGLMTAKDHCDVTISIDADGQDDLNAMNDMLTAYEDGCEVVYGVRSDRKSDSWFKRVSAQSFYRFLRLMGVDVVYNHADYRLASSKVLQHLADFKEVNLFLRGMFPLVGFKSTSVYYQRHERLAGKSHYSLSKMVALAINGVTSLSIKPIVFIAELGGIVSLFGFVGTIWAVLMAFRGATVAGWASIVCIVSFMGGIQLLSLGVIGEYVGKTYLESKHRPRFIISQQTWQSEERHTKDESEKLK
- a CDS encoding acyltransferase family protein, translating into MDLILLPFIGFIFASMRPSQNLQDGHLGKNATNNLKGISIIFIILHHINQEIGEVGGTFFSSRLTLAGRLGVAIFFFVSGYGVMRQYQIKGSTYLKNFLSHRVLPIVVLYLLAMAIIFPIKHQFMGLTLAQAVISMTDGAPFVNDSWFVLAIIFFYVVFWISLRISHGHPLPLFSCLFLLTGVYMVYIGTEGMGEWLINAALVFPVGVLFAFYEQRLVPFIRRYYLPLTLITLTIFALFFTLDEMHGQMRYRVVSEVFFALSVMMISYRVEFVSKIFLISSAWSLNLYLYHPFIADWLYSIDAIGSHSVVYTIVVISLSYLAAGIIALLQLCLQRLKSRRLSVKTV
- the wecB gene encoding non-hydrolyzing UDP-N-acetylglucosamine 2-epimerase; its protein translation is MAKIKVMTVFGTRPEAIKMAPVVLGLKQRSDEFEEVTVVTGQHREMLDQVLSIFHIQPSYDLNIMKSRQTLADITSNVLLKLGQIIAKEKPDIVLVHGDTTTTFAASVSAFYQQTKVGHVEAGLRTWEKYSPYPEEMNRQLTDVLSDLYFAPTEQSRTNLLKEHHPEKQIFVTGNTAIDALDQTVRDDYHHQVLELIDPDKKMILVTMHRRENQGEPMRRVFKVMREVVETHPDIEIIYPVHLNPVVQEAADSILGHHPRIHLIAPLDVVDFHNLAARSYFIMTDSGGVQEEAPSLGKPVLVLRGTTERPEGVQAGTLKLVGTDPKTVKTAMLQLLDDDQEYQRMSEAKNPYGDGHASQRILDAILYEFGKKATRPVAFK